The Sporomusaceae bacterium FL31 genome contains a region encoding:
- a CDS encoding D-ribose ABC transporter substrate-binding protein, translated as MKKGLKGLIITSVLLGVLAAGCSNSQAPSGANSAKSVVGVAIYKFDDTFMTGVRNSISKFAEGKATVEIVDSQNSQSTQNDKVDLFITKKVNALAINPVDRTAAGVIIDKAKKANTPVVFFNREPLPEDMKKWDKVYYVGAKAEESGTISGQLIVDYMKAHPEADKNKDGVLQYVMLKGEPGHQDAELRTKYSIKAVEDAGIKVQKLAEDTAMWDRVKGQEKMAAFLAAHGDAIEAVFANNDDMALGAIEALKAKGYFKDGKYIPVVGVDATAPALKALEDGTMLGTVLNDAVNQGKATINIASVLAQGQTPTKENTGFELTDNKYVWVAYKKITKENMNDAK; from the coding sequence GTGAAAAAAGGCTTAAAAGGACTGATTATCACCAGTGTGCTCCTTGGAGTATTAGCGGCGGGGTGCTCGAATTCACAGGCTCCGTCCGGGGCTAACTCTGCCAAGTCGGTTGTCGGTGTGGCGATTTATAAGTTTGATGACACCTTCATGACAGGCGTCCGCAACTCAATATCTAAATTTGCTGAAGGCAAGGCTACTGTTGAAATTGTCGATAGCCAGAATTCTCAATCCACTCAAAATGACAAGGTTGACTTGTTTATTACTAAAAAGGTCAATGCTCTCGCTATCAATCCGGTTGATCGCACAGCGGCCGGCGTCATCATTGATAAAGCGAAAAAAGCCAATACCCCTGTTGTGTTTTTTAACCGTGAACCATTACCGGAAGATATGAAAAAATGGGATAAAGTCTATTATGTAGGTGCTAAGGCAGAAGAGTCAGGAACTATTTCCGGGCAGCTTATCGTGGATTACATGAAAGCCCATCCTGAAGCCGATAAAAATAAAGACGGTGTATTGCAATACGTCATGCTGAAAGGTGAGCCAGGTCACCAAGATGCAGAATTGCGGACTAAATATTCAATTAAAGCTGTCGAAGATGCTGGCATCAAAGTACAAAAGCTGGCCGAAGATACTGCTATGTGGGATCGGGTAAAAGGCCAGGAAAAAATGGCTGCCTTCCTAGCTGCACATGGTGATGCGATTGAAGCTGTTTTTGCCAATAATGACGATATGGCACTAGGCGCTATTGAAGCATTAAAAGCAAAAGGCTATTTTAAGGATGGCAAGTACATTCCAGTTGTGGGGGTTGACGCTACAGCTCCGGCATTAAAAGCATTAGAAGATGGAACCATGCTGGGCACTGTTTTAAATGATGCGGTTAACCAAGGCAAAGCGACAATTAATATCGCGTCCGTACTAGCTCAAGGGCAAACGCCTACAAAAGAAAATACTGGTTTCGAACTGACTGATAACAAATATGTCTGGGTTGCTTACAAGAAAATAACGAAAGAAAACATGAATGACGCTAAATAA